In Solanum lycopersicum chromosome 3, SLM_r2.1, the genomic stretch GCTTGTTGTTAACCCAGTCAGGGAATGGGCTTCCATCTCTGTAATTGATTAATGTTTAGATGAAATTACAGTTAAGCCCTCGAAGTGTTCTGTAATTTTCACATTCGCCCATAAACTTTTTTGCGAGTTTCAATCAAAACGACGACATTTCGAATGGTAGCTTCAGTACGATCATGGCAGCTTCCATATCTAAAACCCTAACCAGAAATCTTCTCCGGCGAAGTGGTGAAACTACACAAGCATTGCAGCTCCGGTTATCCTCCGCCGTTGCTTCAGCTCCTGCCATCTCTGTGACTGAAACTCAACCTCCAGGTCAGCGCCTTTCTCCTTTCTTCCTCAAGCAAATACTGTAATTTTTTTAACCATTTTATCTTATTTCCGGAATTTAGATTATCTGAATCACTGCCTGTTTGTTTGTATTCCTCAGAGAAAGGTGGACCTTCAAAATGGTCAAAGTTACTGCTCTTCATACCGGGGGTCATCACCTTTGGCCTTGGCTCTTGGCAGATCATCAGAAGGCAAGATAAGGTGAATACTTTTTTTAtcatttctatttttctaaaGGAAGCGCGATGAGAAATGCTGTTGATGCAATTTTGTTTTCGATGGATACTTTTTGTTGCTTAGTTTGCTCAATCACTGTATCTGAACTCCTGGAGTGCAGTTACATTATAGTTTCAGTTAATTCCAGATTGCCTGAGAAAGAAATTGCGAACATTGATCACTATTTGCAGATTGAAATGCTTGAGTACAGACAAAATCGATTGCAAATGGATCCTCTAAACTGCAATGAGGTTTCCCCTTCAAGTGAAAATTTGGATTCTTTGGAGTTCTGCAGGGTACTTTGTAGAGGAGTGTTTGATGAGAAGAAGTCCATTTTCATAGGGCCACGCTCCAGAAGCATTTCAGGGGTGACTGAAAATGGTTACTATGTTATTACTCCTCTCATGCCTTTGGCAAATGATCCTAAGAGGTACATGTACATAACACTAAGTCAGCATAGTTTTGTGCATTAGTTGTTTCGGGTTTGTACTTCTTGCTCAAGCTTTGTTAATCACCTCAGTGAAGGTTAAATAGGATTccagaaagaaaaaagaaaaagttaaacagGATTAGTCACCAAAATTTTTTTGCAACATCTAGACACTCTATACATGTTAAAACGAAGTTAATGAATAGCAGTAGAGAGCCCAAAAAGACTTGGGTGTTGTTATGATCAAAGAATTTGGTTCTTTGCTGCTCTTGTAAAAGTCAGTATTGCCATTTATAAGGTCTCAAAAATAGCTCTCACTAACaagaatttaatttcttttatctaAGTTGGtgcatctttttttttgtgtgtagtGTATATCTCTCACAACTCCACTTGAATTACCTACGTATGTATTAGCTCAACTACTATACTGTGTTACAATCCATCTAGCTTTCTTGTTGCATATCTCATGATTCAATGAACATTTGTTTCtccttttgatatttatttaaatgcTCTTCGGATTGGTTTAGGATCGAGGCGAGTAGATTGGTTGATTAATTGTGTTGGTTTCAAGACTGTTATGCAACTAATTTTACACCATCTGCTACCTTTTGTTACACTCCTTAACTTTGTAGGCATTAACCCAATCATACAATCATCTAGTTTCTTTCCGAGATTAAGTTTTTTGTATGCATTTACAGTTTTGGCACCTTTTCATTTGGATTCTGAATCATACTAGAAAATCACTTCAAATTCATGTCTGGTAGCAGCGTGAGTGGTTAATTTTGTCTAATCATATCAACTTCCTCTCAGCGTGCAGACACCAATTCTTGTCAATAGGGGATGGGTCCCCCGGAATTGGAGAGACAAGTCTTTGGAAGTGGCTGCGGCTGATGACCAATCTTTGAGTACTGCGCCCCCACCTCAAGAGAGTGGAAAGAGCTCCTGGTGGATGTTTTcttcaaaaaagaagaaagtcgAAGAGGTTATTCTCTTTTCTTACTTTTAATTTCCTGATTAAAGTTGTGTGTAATCTGAACAATACACCTGATGGCACTACATTCAATCAACAGGATCAAGTTCCAACTCTTAAATCCACAGAAGTAATTGGAGTTATCAGAGGAAGTGAGAAGCCCAGTATATTTGTTCCAGCAAATGATCCCAGTTCCTTCCAGTGGTTCTACGTTGATGTTCCAGCCATTGCTCGTGCTAGTGGACTCCCTGAGAACACACTCTACATTGAAGCCATCAATGATAATGTCGACCCAAGCAATCCTTATCCAATTCCAAAGGATACAAACACATTGGTTCGGAGTTCTGTAATGCCACAAGATCATCTTAACTACACATTTACATGGTATTCCCTGTTCGATATATGTTCTGATACATGCTTCTGAGTCTTTTGATGTGACCAACTACTAAGACTAATTATTTAGAAGTTTATAGCTCAAAATTAGCATTCAAGTGGATGACACCTAGAAAACTGCAGTGCTATTGTTGACAATCTGCAAATAGATGGAATGGGGCTGTTAGCTTGATCCATATTGCAGACCTCTcctctttttatttgttctttttttgttttttttctgaacttctttctcttattttttacaAGGTATTCTCTGTCAGCTGCTGTGACGTTTATGGCTTATAAGAGGCTACAGTCGAAGAAAACCCGGAGATAGCAAACCTTTGAACTTGTTCCTTTGATGGTATTTTGTCAATGTAAGATCAGCTAGTCGGTGAGGCAATGCTGCTAATTTGCAACCCAGGGCCCTTGAGACTATCGCGGAATAGCTTTCATGTCATCAACCATCTCTCAGGAGAGAAACGATGCTATATTTTCAACTCGTCTCAGACCTTCAATTATTTTTCCCCTACATTCTACAGACGAAGGGaacccattttttttaaatgatacaACCCAATAAATGCTGATTTAGTAATACTCTCAAGGTTTTGTCATCTAATAGTTGTTTGATAAgtcaaaattttgttttgataattGTTCTTTGAtataagaaattatatacaCCGTCCCATGTGGAATTAcattgattatattattattattgttcttggAAAGGCATTTTCCCAGTCTCCCATGGAGTGTTTTAGCTAAAATCAATTACAGTTTCCCTAAGAGATTTGCTCAATTTGGCATTGCACATTTGGGTTTACAGGAGATTGCCACAAGGATTGATTTAGTAAAAACCAAGTCTCTTTTTAACAATGGTAAAACTAAACCGTGAAACTTAGATCTCCAAAACAAACTTACATTAAATACACTAAATTCCCTTTCCATATGCTTTTTACAACAAATCACTGCCTACACAATAAATCAAAGAATGGAGAACACATCAATCGAAAGAAAAGGAAAGCAACTACAACACTACCTAAGGGAACAGGAAGAGTTGAGTATTATCAGAACcaaagaatgaaatgaatatgaAGTAGAACTGagaaatgaaaaaacaaaacagATTTCGCTCGCTTTAATGACAGTATACAAGTAGGCCACTTGTGGTTGTTTCACTACGTAACGCTTTCAATAAAGCCACAAATTTGAAGAGACTTTCTTCTGAAAACCATTTTAGCTTCCATTTCAGGGGACCTGACACAGGTTTTCTCTTCATGAGTTTAGTATTTTTGACTACCTTGCCCTCCTTCAATGAAAGGGGGAACTCTGACATGACACCTTCCAAAGTCAGGCTCACGCAATAGCAATCTGCGGTTTCGATTACCTGAAAGTTGAAGGAAATCCATATCATCAGCTCTGTTATACAAGAAAGATGCATTTCAGTTGATTTTTGTGGTGAAAAATTAACCCATAAGATCTTACAAAGCAACCAGTATAGCCCAAAACTCCCAAAATCAGACATGGTGAAAGCAGTCAAAATGATTTCTTATACCCAAGAAATTAGAGAACAGTCAGTAATAGACCAAAAATATGATCAATATCTGCAAGCCTATGTAAAACACACTACAATAAGAAATAAACAGTTTCAGAACCTTAATCTGAACTAGCTAGGGTTATTGGTTTGTGTCAACTAGTAATAGATGTATTCTGTTCTCTAAATTCCATGGGTAAATCTTAGACCTTACAGCTGAGTAATAAAGGCAATTTGGTTTTCTGTATTAGATTGAAGAGGTCGCGCATCAGTTTGTCCAGTTAATAGAAAAGAAATTTACAGATCCGCCTCAGAATCTGTCACAATCTGATACTCTAAATTGAATATAAGaagtcaaattatatattaagtgCTTGCAGCAGATCCTGGACTCAAGACTTTTTTCACAAATAGTTCAACAGCCAAGGTGTGAACACCATTGACGTCGCCATGTATAACATGTTGCTAGATTGAtctattaaaaagaaatacatgATACTAGATTGATAAGAAATAAATGctcaaaattaatattattaccaCTTCTGACACGCTGACAATGGAACAACAACAGTCCAACGAGAAATAGGAGGAGCAAGATGCACTCTCAGAAAGGGAACCAAGCAGGATTACATCTTCCCTGCACAGAAGTAGATGCCTCCCAAGCACAAATAGTGATCTACCCATCCATGAATCCTCTGTATATTATAAAGAAGTTTCATTAATCAACCTACACCGAACAGGAAATTCACAACTGAGGTGTTTTTCAACCAAACCCAGACCCCATCTCCACCCCAGAccccaaaagaaaataaagggaGAAAGGAAAACAAGAAACCAAAAACGCAGCAGAAGGAGAGATTAATGACAATGCTGGCAAAAATAGATGCACCATGTAGGGGCAAAAagtgtttttttctcttttttattgcTGTTCTTTAGGCAAGGAATCAGCCAACATAATCTGTTAAGCTAAAGAACGGATTATTTCTGTCTAGCTATCTAAGTTCTATGTCTCATATCACTGACATCACTCCTTTTGTTTCATGTTGGTGTCATTTGCTGCAATCTCCTTTGCTTTTTCAATAAACTGGAAACTTCTTTAGATGAAATAGAAGCAGCTGAATTCATTGAGAAAAGGAGAAGTTGTTGCAAAAAGGAAATACTCGCAAATAAGCCACCCTTTCTTTACACCTACAATGCTCTACTCCAACTAAAAACATTTAACTTTGTTTGATAGACGATGCATCATCTCAATGAGGACTACTGACAACGCAAGAtcgtaatttttatttttatttttgaaactgGCAACACACAAGTTCGTAACATACTCATAGGACAAATACAGCTATTCACTTTTTCTTGACATCAGCAATGAAGCTATGAAGATTGAAGACACCTCTCTGTCCATGTTCAACTACATCAGTATAAAGATTGAATCATATAGAAAACCGCAAGAACAACCAGAAATACCTTTCGAATAGTTGCACCAGAACATCACCATTGCATACTGAAGAATGTTCATCTTCAAACCTCCACAGACATGCCTTTCGAACAGATCCGCCTGAACCTTTTCCAAACTGTCATCAATTTGGAAAAACCAGCACATGAGGAAATGGTAATCAAATAGAAACATAGTACTGAATGTTTTCCCATAAAACCAATTTAGACGTGCAGAGCCAAGGTAGATCACCTTCGCAGAGAACAGTTATTTTCCATCACATGTGAATCAGTAAACCCTAATATCGATAATAGTTCTCTGGATACGTCTATATTTCTTGTCACGAAGAGGTAGGTTGTGTCCCGTTCAAAGCACACTCTAGTTAAAAAAGGATGGAAGAGAATAAGATCTTCAGAAAAGTAGAAGACACGCAAACCAATGGAAGTGATGCAGAACCCACAAACCTTACAATCTGAAGTCCCAAACCCACAAAAATCTCTCTAGTCTGTTGTGTACCATGACAGCCAACCAATTTTAATCTTGAACCTGCGAAATTCCAACGTACAAATAGTGTTTGTAAGCATGCAGCATCAGTTCATCGTCTCTAAAGTAGTAatggaaagagaaaaaaacttCACATCTTGCAAAATGTTCATACCACAGTAAAGCTAACCTGACCCATCACATGAGTTTTCAAGGAGTAGCAAATGTAACTTATGCTCACTGCTCAAGGTTACAGCTACCTTGCTGTACATTCGAGAAGATTAAAGTAAATAATAGCGGAAGAAAACATTAACTTAAATGACTACAGCgcaaaaaagtaaaagcatGTCAGTGCccataaaaataaactataagaAGGAGCAACAATTCCTAGATAATATGATCCAGACATATGATACATTTTAGCAAAACTAGAGTTAATGTTCTTGGACATCGCACGGAAATAAAGCAGCCAATCGAAAGACTCAGAAAAGAGAAGGCAAGTCAATGCTTAGGTAACGCGTAAGACTTGGCAGAAAACATCTGAATATCCTATCGAGGCATGCAATAATATTTAGTATATACACACTCATACTGGAGACTACTTTCGTCTTGCATGGTTCAAAAGACATGTACTTTCCTCATGCCAATTCCACAGATCCATCACCATCTAGTTTTTTTTATGATGCAGGACACACATTAGAGAACTCTTTCCACGTAGACCATTTCTTTTGCTGATGAATCAAATAATCATTTCACTTAATATGTGCATCAATATGGTGCCAAAAGGctgcaatttaattttttttttaaatgcaaGTTGCAAATTTTTCAGCATTGATCTCATTTCCACTTGGACCAATTAAAAGAACTCATCAAACTAGTCCTCAATCATAAACCTATCGAagtttttccctccttgacataaaTTAGTATAGTATATTTGACCTTAAACATGAGTCAAAGAATTTCATTTATCCCTTTTGCTAATAGACACGACAGACTTGAACACCCATATGAAGTTCCCCAGTTTTTGTAAGCCCCGACTTATATTCCAGACCTTTAAAGATTCCATTAACCCCACCTCTCCAAGCCAAATATCACTTCTCAGTGCAATGAGATAGCTAAGCATGTTATGGCGAGGGGGTGACAGCtgaaaagaaagattttttgaGCAGTGGCAGCTAGTAAGAGTTCAAACTTGGGTTAATACGTCAACACAATCTCAAGGAGTACGATAAGTAAGCATGCAGGCTGATTATTTGTACACAAGAATTCAGAGAGCAAACTAAAATATCCttcagcaaaaaaaaaaaggtgactATAATGAGATCTCATGATTGACACCCAAATTTGCCAACATGTAAGTGACAATCTCATACCATTTATTAGAAGGGGACATAGTAGAAAATGAAAATGTCCGCCCTGTACAAAACTTTGTTCCATCTAATTAAAGATTTCGGGAATGGTACATCTACCTTTCACTGAACTGAGAGTCCTTCTCAAGCAAACAGTTGCATAAAATGTATCTCTGACAAGATTCATAAATTCCAGAATCAGCAGCTTTATTGTTAAAGTAATTCTTAATTAGCTCCTCAGCCCCACAactgtcaagggattttctcaTCTCACTTCGGCTAAATGTTCCAATCCCCCTGTCTTGAATACCATTTGTATCCACATTTGATTTTTTAGGTTCTGCTTCCATATGTTCTTCAGACAATGAGATTATTCTCCTTGCAGGTTTCCTACGACGTTTCTTCTTTTCCAACCAATCAGGGTCCTGCTTCACAACTTGTACACTGTCTACACTTACATTTTCAGTAGAAAAATGCCCTTGCTGGGAGGAAGTGCCTGATTCTCTGACCACCGTGCAATTAGAGGTTCCCTTAGTGCCTAAACGTGCTGGGAAtctacaatttatttttatcggATACAATTCATGGCATACATCCATGGAAAGAAGCACTGGTGAGGGGCTTTCCACACTCATTTCTGAGACACTGTCGACAAGAGACTTATCAACCAGATGCATTGAGGTCAAATCAAGGCAATCGTCGTCACTACAGCTTGTATCACTATCTGAAGATGCAACTGAGAAGGAGTCAGCAGACATCTGCAGGAGTTCTTCTTCCAAGTTTTGGCGTCTGTGCAGAATGTCCTCCTTGTAGTGAGGAGGTGATCCTGTGCTAGCCAAGGATGATCGAGAATCCAAAATATTATCAGCACCAGTAGCGGGTGGAATATTGATTTTAGCACTCATTTTAAGACTCCTTTGGATTGAGAAGGATTCAGACTGAGGGGACATCGTATTTGGATGTAGAAGCACCTCATTATTTAGAGGGCTAAATTTATCCTGACGTTGGCTTCTAGTTATCTGAATTGAGTCTCCTGTGTGATTGCGAGGAAATATGGAAGCTGCTTCACCAATTTGGTTGGGGTAATGAAACATACTGATATTAGTGGACGTCTCTGCAAATGAGTTGTCAGATTCTAGTATATTTGTGCTGGTGTCATCTCCAGAAACCAGCATTGAGTCGGATAAATATTTTGAGGTCTCACCTAGCTGTTTGTCTCTAGTCTGATTCTTAACTTCATCAGCTCTGTAGTTACTGGAAACATTCTCTTTGCCTCTAGCAACTCCAATAAAATTGTCAGAAGAGTCATTTATCCAATCTTTGAACTCCCGCAGCCATTCATCAGACCTttccttcttcatattttcaatGCGGTTCATCAACTCAACTATTTCAGCTTCCTCGTCAGAAAGGGCATTCTCCTCCTTGGTTTGATTGTCGATATCAACAGACACAGATTCTATATCGGAGCAAATGGAGGTGTTCTGTTCTTCAGTCTCAATACTAACCACACGTGAGAGCCTCTTCTgcaataggcatatcaagatgAGCACAGAACAGTCGACGCTtgtaaaagagaaaattaaaataagaaccAAAGGAGTTACTGaccctttttgtattaatactTCCTTCTAGTTTGGCCCCATCTCTTGCTGGTGAATAAAATCCAAAGCTAGCAGGCCGCTTTTGCCTACTGGCAATTATAATCTGCCGCTGCCATGACTCACTTCTACAGATTTTCTTTTCATCAAGCTCAATCTGGAGTGTGCAATCATGGAAGAGAAAAATGGTTAAGTCCAGAGATTAAAAGGTGAGATGAAGAGGCACATTCCTCAGGCAACCTCTGCAGCAGAGGATggacaaaaagaaaatcaagtaaatagaaagaaacagaCAAGTGACACCAATAGCCAAAAGGCTTCAAAGATATAACTTACCTTCTCTGGACTAGGAAAGAAACTGAAGACTTGAGCTCTATACCAACGAGAGTAGCATAGAGGATTCCCCTCAAGCCACAAGCTTTGAAGAGAGGATAGACCAACAAGAATTTCCATCTCTAAGAGGTTGGAGATTATATTGTACGAAACATCAAGCCCCTGAAGTGACTTCAAACTTTCAATTCCACGCAAAGATGTGAGAGCATTGTTCCTCAAAACAAGCTTAACAATATGACATGAGACCTGCAGTGACAAAACCTCCATAAACCAACATGTTGATAAGCATTGTCCATGTACTTCATGCTCAAGTCATCTTCACCCATCAGAAAGACAAGTGCTGGAAcaactaaatactaaaaattatgGCACATCTTTCCAAAGTGCAGAATTAGCAATggataaattcaaattcatgaGAAGCTTTTCATAAGACAGAAATTTACAATTGAATATTCCTTTGGCTCGTATGAATTCAAAccttccaaattttttttgtttttttgatggTCACTTTCCTAGGAAATGGTTATAAGACCAAGTTGAAAGGAAAATGTCTGAGACTATACTCAAGTGATTTACTACATGTTTCATCACATGCTTAAGTAAATAGTATTGGTGGCATAGTTGAAGTACACGCAAGCAGTTCTGACATCACCAATATAATGTTTTTAAGTAAATAGTATTGGACACCATCTGATTTAGTTAAGGCATTTTCCCCTTTCCTTGTTCTTCACTCCACAAAGGAGGAGGAGCGAGTTTCTAGTTACTAATCAGATACTTGACAAGAAAGCAATTTTACTAAATTGTTTACAATTGACAGTGGCACGGTATTCATAACTgctcaaaatttctcaaatctTTTGTACTGATCCTCAATACCAGTCTGAGCATGAATATGCTTGAGACTTGAGAGGTGATGAATCTATTGACTTGGCAATCATATGAACCATAGCACTCGCTTTAcggagattttattttatttgtggcTTGGTCAACACAATTCCCAAACTTATGAAGCTGTATGATAGTAATGAGCGACAAGACATGAAATTCTTTGGTACTCATAGCAAATATTGTTCTTTTTAAGAGACGGTAAATAAATATGCAATATTTACCCCACTAAAGGAAACGATATTTCTGAGGTGGTTGAAGCCAAGATCCAGGTGCTTCAATTTGGTGCACTTCCGCAGATTATCCAACTTGGCAAACTTGTTTCTGCTCAAATCAAGAGTCTCAACAGCAGGAAGAAGTTGCAAGGACTCGTCCATCAGAACCAAGCCATTGCAGGCACATGATATAAACGATAACCGATTCCAGTGCGGAGAATTTCTTATATCAGCAATTCTACTAGCAAATACATGCTTAAGAGCATCCTGAAACAATGAACCACAGAAGTAAATGAAGAGCCAAAAAGCAATAGCACTTGTAATCCACATGCAAACTACAAACTCACTGTAGAATTATGACATATCAACTTTTCCAAGGTATGCCTTAATTCCAAAAGTCCTCTAGCAGCGGAGGTTGACAGATCACATCCTCTAAGCTCCAAAACCTTGAGTCTACCAAAAGGCAAAAGCGACAACGGCGTAGGATCCCTTCCAGGAGGAGGAAGCACAGATACCACCTTGAGCGAGGCAAGGAGACGAAGAATCCGTCGAAGCCGCTCAAGCGCACGATGGTCACCCAAATCAGATACATAAGCACGCAAATAATCAACAGGTGCACCTGAAATAAGACTCTCAAGCTCCAACAAGGATTCAAGCCTGGAGTGCACGTAGTGAAGCCCAATTGGATTCAATTTCAACACCAACGTCCCTTCGATCAATGACTCTACATTGTTCTCCACAAATTTCACAAGTGAATCTAAGTATCTATCTCCGGTAACAAGCACCATCGTGTAAATTAGGTTTCCGGTAACAATTAGAGCGTTTCAAATTAGGGAGAGAAACGGAGGTTTTGGAGGAATCGAAGGGAGAGAAACGGCCATTGCTGTTCAAGTCGCTAAGAAAGAATGACGAAAGGGATCCGGTTTTGGGTTAATGATTGGGTTTAGACCGGTTACTTGGTGGGGTTAGCCAAGCAATTTGCTGGTAGACACGTGGCGTGTCTGGGTGGGACCACTACGCGTTTATCGGATATATCCCTAAATCTGttcttttatgttatattcaatatttatattaaaattatggcTAACGTAACAGTAACAATAACAACGAAGCAAGCCTACAATTGTACTATGGTCCAATATTAATAGTCCattcaagctattaatctatttaaattttcatgtcACATCACTTCAATAAGTGTAAATTTGTTGCCGATTTTGTCAAACTTGTATCACCATATGTTGAATTTTTCAAACCTGAGAATTAATATTCTTCGTATTGATGCCCATGTGTCATATGCTCATTAACTTTATTACCATAGTTAAGTTGAAAATAgtatattatgttattaatcgtctacatcaaaaatattattaga encodes the following:
- the LOC101250785 gene encoding surfeit locus protein 1 — encoded protein: MAASISKTLTRNLLRRSGETTQALQLRLSSAVASAPAISVTETQPPEKGGPSKWSKLLLFIPGVITFGLGSWQIIRRQDKIEMLEYRQNRLQMDPLNCNEVSPSSENLDSLEFCRVLCRGVFDEKKSIFIGPRSRSISGVTENGYYVITPLMPLANDPKSVQTPILVNRGWVPRNWRDKSLEVAAADDQSLSTAPPPQESGKSSWWMFSSKKKKVEEDQVPTLKSTEVIGVIRGSEKPSIFVPANDPSSFQWFYVDVPAIARASGLPENTLYIEAINDNVDPSNPYPIPKDTNTLVRSSVMPQDHLNYTFTWYSLSAAVTFMAYKRLQSKKTRR
- the LOC101264912 gene encoding uncharacterized protein isoform X2; translated protein: MVLVTGDRYLDSLVKFVENNVESLIEGTLVLKLNPIGLHYVHSRLESLLELESLISGAPVDYLRAYVSDLGDHRALERLRRILRLLASLKVVSVLPPPGRDPTPLSLLPFGRLKVLELRGCDLSTSAARGLLELRHTLEKLICHNSTDALKHVFASRIADIRNSPHWNRLSFISCACNGLVLMDESLQLLPAVETLDLSRNKFAKLDNLRKCTKLKHLDLGFNHLRNIVSFSGVSCHIVKLVLRNNALTSLRGIESLKSLQGLDVSYNIISNLLEMEILVGLSSLQSLWLEGNPLCYSRWYRAQVFSFFPSPEKIELDEKKICRSESWQRQIIIASRQKRPASFGFYSPARDGAKLEGSINTKRKRLSRVVSIETEEQNTSICSDIESVSVDIDNQTKEENALSDEEAEIVELMNRIENMKKERSDEWLREFKDWINDSSDNFIGVARGKENVSSNYRADEVKNQTRDKQLGETSKYLSDSMLVSGDDTSTNILESDNSFAETSTNISMFHYPNQIGEAASIFPRNHTGDSIQITRSQRQDKFSPLNNEVLLHPNTMSPQSESFSIQRSLKMSAKINIPPATGADNILDSRSSLASTGSPPHYKEDILHRRQNLEEELLQMSADSFSVASSDSDTSCSDDDCLDLTSMHLVDKSLVDSVSEMSVESPSPVLLSMDVCHELYPIKINCRFPARLGTKGTSNCTVVRESGTSSQQGHFSTENVSVDSVQVVKQDPDWLEKKKRRRKPARRIISLSEEHMEAEPKKSNVDTNGIQDRGIGTFSRSEMRKSLDSCGAEELIKNYFNNKAADSGIYESCQRYILCNCLLEKDSQFSESKVAVTLSSEHKLHLLLLENSCDGSGSRLKLVGCHGTQQTREIFVGLGLQIVSLEKVQADLFERHVCGGLKMNILQYAMVMFWCNYSKEDSWMGRSLFVLGRHLLLCREDVILLGSLSESASCSSYFSLDCCCSIVSVSEVVIETADCYCVSLTLEGVMSEFPLSLKEGKVVKNTKLMKRKPVSGPLKWKLKWFSEESLFKFVALLKALRSETTTSGLLVYCH
- the LOC101264912 gene encoding uncharacterized protein isoform X1, which gives rise to MVLVTGDRYLDSLVKFVENNVESLIEGTLVLKLNPIGLHYVHSRLESLLELESLISGAPVDYLRAYVSDLGDHRALERLRRILRLLASLKVVSVLPPPGRDPTPLSLLPFGRLKVLELRGCDLSTSAARGLLELRHTLEKLICHNSTDALKHVFASRIADIRNSPHWNRLSFISCACNGLVLMDESLQLLPAVETLDLSRNKFAKLDNLRKCTKLKHLDLGFNHLRNIVSFSGVSCHIVKLVLRNNALTSLRGIESLKSLQGLDVSYNIISNLLEMEILVGLSSLQSLWLEGNPLCYSRWYRAQVFSFFPSPEKIELDEKKICRSESWQRQIIIASRQKRPASFGFYSPARDGAKLEGSINTKRKRLSRVVSIETEEQNTSICSDIESVSVDIDNQTKEENALSDEEAEIVELMNRIENMKKERSDEWLREFKDWINDSSDNFIGVARGKENVSSNYRADEVKNQTRDKQLGETSKYLSDSMLVSGDDTSTNILESDNSFAETSTNISMFHYPNQIGEAASIFPRNHTGDSIQITRSQRQDKFSPLNNEVLLHPNTMSPQSESFSIQRSLKMSAKINIPPATGADNILDSRSSLASTGSPPHYKEDILHRRQNLEEELLQMSADSFSVASSDSDTSCSDDDCLDLTSMHLVDKSLVDSVSEMSVESPSPVLLSMDVCHELYPIKINCRFPARLGTKGTSNCTVVRESGTSSQQGHFSTENVSVDSVQVVKQDPDWLEKKKRRRKPARRIISLSEEHMEAEPKKSNVDTNGIQDRGIGTFSRSEMRKSLDSCGAEELIKNYFNNKAADSGIYESCQRYILCNCLLEKDSQFSESKVAVTLSSEHKLHLLLLENSCDGSGSRLKLVGCHGTQQTREIFVGLGLQIVRVCFERDTTYLFVTRNIDVSRELLSILGFTDSHVMENNCSLRSLEKVQADLFERHVCGGLKMNILQYAMVMFWCNYSKEDSWMGRSLFVLGRHLLLCREDVILLGSLSESASCSSYFSLDCCCSIVSVSEVVIETADCYCVSLTLEGVMSEFPLSLKEGKVVKNTKLMKRKPVSGPLKWKLKWFSEESLFKFVALLKALRSETTTSGLLVYCH